One segment of Leeia aquatica DNA contains the following:
- the murF gene encoding bifunctional UDP-N-acetylmuramoyl-L-alanyl-D-glutamate--2,6-diaminopimelate ligase MurE/UDP-N-acetylmuramoyl-tripeptide--D-alanyl-D-alanine ligase MurF: MSLNMDVMAFLRQLPPSVTDLTLDSRMAGPGRVFVAMPGSAQDGRRYIEQAVAAGVSAVIYEAEGFEWPAVLQVPHCAVTGLREQLGQIADQWYGAPSQQLSLIGITGTNGKTSCTHWLMQALDALGCKTAVIGTAGNGFAGQLVEATNTTPDAVTLHATLADLLKQGAQAVAMEVSSHALEQGRVNGARYRTALFTNLTRDHLDYHGTMAAYGAAKARLFRWPGLQHAVINIDDPFGPELVALARAQGVQVLSYGLSQGDLHCRQLQMGLDGLQLELVTPQGGVSVNSTLLGRFNVANLLGVLGVLLCEGVSLAEAGCVLGKIRSVAGRMQRVGGGTLPSVVVDYSHTPDALENALQTLRDVLPAGGKLYCVFGCGGDRDAGKRPIMGEIAGRLADVAVVTSDNPRTEDPHSIVAQVAAGVVGAHHVEVDRRAAIRHAIAAAQAGDIVLIAGKGNEDYQIIGKTKHHFDDVEEARQALVGADETAMTTLSMAAEAIGAQLIGNDVAFRHVTHDTRTVQQGSLYVARKGASLDGHALIPDALAAGAVAALVSEVPAAAYACPVLQVADVDLALGKLAAWWRGRFRIPVAGVTGSVGKTTVKEMLAAICAAEVGAEQVLATEGSFNNHTGLPLTLLRLRPRHRFAVIEMGMNHTGEIAYLTGLTRPDVALINNAAPIHLPGVGGTLDGVAAAKGEIFRGLAASGIAVINAADPYADYWRGLNPGRRMVSFGTAQADVHAEASSSARGTELLLHTLSGEIQTCLQVPGQHNVRNAQAATAAALALGISPKAVAAGLAQYQGSKGRLQQKPARFGGRLIDDTYNAQPASMRAALDVLQAMPGKRVFVMGGMGELGEQSRDLHAEVGAYAQGRTDCMLAWGGDTAQACAAYGPTAQHFTEFDALLQALETLLDADCSVLVKGSRAMRMERVVEHFMREA; encoded by the coding sequence ATGAGTTTGAACATGGATGTGATGGCATTTCTGCGGCAACTGCCGCCATCGGTCACCGACCTGACGCTGGATAGCCGCATGGCCGGTCCGGGGCGGGTATTTGTTGCCATGCCGGGCAGCGCCCAGGATGGTCGTCGTTATATTGAGCAAGCGGTAGCCGCTGGCGTGAGCGCCGTCATCTATGAAGCCGAAGGTTTCGAGTGGCCCGCTGTGCTGCAAGTGCCGCATTGCGCGGTGACCGGCTTGCGCGAACAGCTGGGCCAGATCGCCGATCAATGGTATGGCGCACCCAGTCAGCAGCTGAGCCTGATCGGTATCACCGGTACCAATGGCAAAACTTCCTGCACCCACTGGCTGATGCAGGCGCTGGATGCACTGGGCTGCAAGACTGCAGTCATCGGTACGGCAGGCAACGGCTTTGCCGGGCAGCTGGTGGAGGCCACTAACACCACACCGGATGCCGTGACCTTGCACGCCACCCTGGCGGACTTGCTGAAACAGGGCGCGCAGGCGGTGGCGATGGAAGTGTCCTCGCATGCGCTGGAGCAAGGCCGTGTCAACGGTGCGCGTTACCGTACCGCCTTGTTTACCAACCTGACCCGTGATCATCTGGATTATCACGGTACCATGGCCGCCTATGGCGCTGCCAAGGCCCGCCTGTTCCGCTGGCCCGGTCTGCAACATGCCGTGATCAATATTGACGACCCGTTTGGGCCCGAACTGGTGGCGCTGGCCCGGGCGCAGGGCGTGCAGGTGCTGAGCTATGGCCTGTCGCAAGGTGACCTGCATTGCCGCCAGTTGCAGATGGGCCTGGATGGCTTGCAACTTGAGCTGGTCACCCCGCAGGGGGGCGTGTCCGTGAACAGTACGCTGCTGGGGCGCTTCAATGTCGCCAACCTGCTGGGCGTGCTGGGTGTGCTGTTGTGCGAAGGCGTGTCGCTGGCAGAGGCTGGCTGCGTGCTGGGCAAGATTCGCAGTGTGGCCGGTCGCATGCAGCGGGTCGGCGGCGGTACGCTGCCTTCGGTGGTGGTGGACTACTCGCACACGCCGGACGCGCTGGAAAACGCATTGCAAACACTGCGCGATGTCCTGCCCGCAGGGGGCAAGCTCTACTGCGTGTTTGGCTGTGGCGGTGATCGTGACGCGGGCAAGCGTCCCATCATGGGCGAAATTGCCGGTCGGCTGGCTGATGTGGCTGTGGTGACCAGCGACAATCCGCGTACCGAAGACCCGCACAGCATCGTTGCGCAGGTGGCAGCGGGTGTGGTGGGCGCTCACCATGTCGAGGTCGATCGCCGTGCCGCCATCCGCCATGCCATTGCGGCTGCCCAAGCGGGCGACATCGTATTGATCGCCGGCAAGGGCAACGAGGATTACCAGATCATCGGCAAGACCAAGCACCACTTTGACGATGTGGAAGAAGCACGGCAGGCGCTGGTGGGCGCGGATGAAACTGCGATGACCACGCTCAGCATGGCCGCTGAAGCCATTGGCGCGCAGCTGATCGGCAACGATGTGGCCTTCCGCCACGTCACCCACGATACCCGCACAGTCCAACAGGGCAGCCTGTATGTGGCACGCAAGGGTGCGTCGCTGGATGGCCATGCCCTGATTCCGGATGCGCTGGCGGCAGGTGCCGTGGCCGCGCTGGTCAGTGAAGTACCTGCAGCCGCTTATGCCTGCCCGGTATTGCAGGTGGCCGATGTGGATCTGGCGTTGGGCAAACTGGCAGCTTGGTGGCGTGGGCGTTTCCGCATCCCGGTGGCTGGTGTCACGGGCTCGGTCGGCAAGACCACGGTCAAGGAGATGCTGGCGGCGATTTGTGCAGCTGAAGTCGGTGCTGAACAGGTATTGGCCACTGAGGGCAGCTTCAACAACCATACCGGTTTGCCGCTTACCCTGCTGCGTCTGCGTCCTCGGCACCGCTTCGCCGTGATCGAAATGGGCATGAATCACACCGGCGAGATTGCCTACCTGACAGGGCTAACCCGTCCGGATGTGGCCCTGATCAACAATGCCGCTCCGATCCATCTGCCTGGTGTGGGTGGCACGCTGGATGGCGTTGCCGCGGCCAAGGGCGAAATTTTCAGGGGTCTTGCCGCCAGCGGTATCGCAGTCATCAATGCGGCAGACCCGTATGCGGACTACTGGCGCGGTCTCAACCCCGGGCGCCGCATGGTGTCCTTCGGTACGGCGCAGGCGGATGTGCATGCCGAAGCCAGCAGCAGCGCACGTGGTACCGAGTTGCTGCTGCATACTCTGTCGGGTGAGATTCAAACCTGCCTGCAGGTGCCGGGACAACACAATGTGCGCAATGCGCAGGCAGCCACCGCGGCTGCGCTGGCTTTGGGCATTTCTCCCAAGGCCGTGGCAGCCGGGCTGGCCCAATACCAGGGCAGCAAGGGCCGCTTGCAGCAGAAGCCCGCCCGCTTCGGTGGCCGTCTGATTGACGACACCTACAACGCCCAGCCTGCCAGCATGCGCGCTGCACTGGATGTGCTGCAAGCCATGCCGGGCAAGCGGGTGTTTGTGATGGGCGGCATGGGTGAGCTGGGCGAGCAAAGCCGTGACCTGCACGCCGAGGTGGGCGCCTACGCGCAAGGACGCACCGATTGCATGCTGGCCTGGGGTGGGGACACTGCCCAGGCGTGTGCTGCATATGGCCCGACGGCACAGCATTTTACCGAGTTCGATGCCCTGTTGCAGGCGCTGGAAACCTTGCTGGATGCCGATTGTTCGGTATTGGTTAAAGGCTCTCGTGCCATGCGTATGGAGCGGGTAGTGGAACATTTCATGAGGGAGGCCTGA
- a CDS encoding peptidoglycan D,D-transpeptidase FtsI family protein: MARARYANPELALKLPAWRSALVFGMLGLGIVALAGRALYLQVQQDDFLRKEGEIRYNRVIPLKAKRGVITDREGNTLARSAQAASIWVNAKEAAGLVTLEQFRQLSDLLKVPETELRARFASKDREFVYLKRRINPELAKTILDLKVPGVYQQPEYVRLYPAHEMMAHIVGFTDNDEKGQEGIERARNSLLAGQDGRWKVIRDRRGYVVEDVGTKVLPKDGETVTLSIDSDIQYWAYHELVAGVAAAKAKAGGVVVLDAHTGEILALANLPTYNPNNRSKIDPSRMRNRVLTDQFEPGSMMKPLSIATALDAGIVQPTTLIPTSGSTQIGGRTITDTHNYGSLTVEGVVQKSSNIGTATIALRMPAETLWSLFDRVGLGKVPGTGFPGEARGKLRSPKTWQTVEQATMSYGYGLSVSLMQIARAYMVFANNGAIRPVSILKLDAPGPATQVLKPQTAQQVLKMLEMVTQPGGTAQLAQVVGYRVGGKTGTAYKVSGRGYDKSKYVASFVGVAPISNPRIIVAVMIDEPDPTRHYGGQVAAPVFSKIVSDIMRKMKVPHDAPVQTTVIPGFDEPEAETGL; encoded by the coding sequence GTGGCTCGCGCACGCTATGCCAATCCTGAACTTGCCCTGAAGTTGCCGGCCTGGCGGTCGGCACTGGTCTTTGGCATGCTCGGTTTGGGCATCGTGGCGCTGGCGGGTCGCGCGCTCTACCTGCAGGTGCAGCAGGATGATTTCCTGCGCAAAGAAGGGGAGATCCGCTACAACCGGGTGATTCCGCTCAAGGCCAAGCGCGGTGTGATTACCGACCGTGAGGGCAACACCCTGGCACGCAGCGCACAGGCGGCCAGTATCTGGGTCAATGCCAAAGAGGCGGCCGGGCTGGTGACTTTGGAGCAATTTCGCCAGTTATCCGACCTGCTGAAAGTGCCTGAAACCGAGCTGAGGGCCCGTTTTGCCAGCAAGGACCGTGAGTTCGTCTATCTCAAGCGCCGCATCAACCCGGAGCTGGCCAAAACCATTCTGGACCTGAAAGTGCCTGGCGTGTACCAGCAGCCGGAGTATGTCCGCCTGTATCCAGCGCACGAGATGATGGCCCATATCGTTGGCTTTACCGACAACGACGAGAAGGGGCAGGAAGGCATCGAGCGGGCACGTAACAGTCTGCTGGCCGGACAGGATGGCCGCTGGAAGGTGATCCGCGATCGCCGTGGTTATGTGGTGGAAGACGTTGGCACCAAGGTGCTGCCGAAGGACGGCGAGACGGTCACCCTGTCAATTGACAGCGATATTCAGTACTGGGCTTATCACGAACTGGTGGCGGGGGTGGCTGCGGCCAAGGCCAAGGCCGGTGGCGTGGTGGTGCTGGATGCCCATACCGGTGAGATCCTCGCGCTGGCCAACCTGCCGACCTACAACCCGAACAACCGCAGCAAGATCGACCCCAGCCGCATGCGTAACCGTGTGCTGACCGATCAGTTCGAGCCCGGTTCCATGATGAAACCGCTGTCGATCGCCACGGCGCTGGACGCCGGGATCGTGCAGCCCACCACCCTGATTCCGACCAGCGGCAGCACCCAGATCGGCGGCCGTACCATCACCGACACCCATAACTATGGCTCGCTGACGGTAGAGGGCGTGGTGCAGAAGTCGAGCAACATCGGCACCGCCACCATCGCCCTGAGAATGCCGGCCGAAACCTTGTGGAGCCTGTTCGATCGCGTCGGCTTGGGCAAGGTGCCGGGCACCGGTTTCCCAGGTGAGGCACGTGGCAAGCTGCGGTCCCCCAAGACCTGGCAGACGGTGGAGCAGGCCACCATGTCTTACGGCTATGGCCTGTCGGTCAGCCTGATGCAGATTGCCCGCGCCTACATGGTGTTCGCCAATAACGGCGCCATTCGCCCGGTGAGCATCCTCAAGCTGGATGCGCCGGGGCCGGCTACCCAGGTGCTGAAGCCGCAAACCGCGCAGCAAGTGCTGAAAATGCTGGAGATGGTGACCCAGCCCGGTGGTACCGCGCAATTGGCGCAGGTGGTGGGCTACCGGGTCGGCGGCAAGACCGGCACGGCATACAAGGTCAGTGGCCGGGGCTACGACAAGAGCAAGTATGTGGCCTCCTTCGTCGGGGTCGCGCCCATCTCCAACCCTCGGATCATCGTGGCCGTGATGATCGATGAGCCGGATCCGACCCGCCATTACGGTGGTCAGGTCGCTGCGCCGGTATTCAGCAAGATTGTGTCCGACATCATGCGCAAGATGAAGGTGCCGCATGATGCCCCGGTACAGACCACGGTGATCCCCGGCTTTGATGAGCCGGAAGCGGAGACCGGATTATGA
- the ftsL gene encoding cell division protein FtsL translates to MHKLNALLLIVAVLSALSVVTSQHKSRRIFAELQHEDAQAKQYKEEYDKLLLEQSTQGMHSRIEREATGTLKMKTPDPQRTRVVTANGESVVVVPPKEE, encoded by the coding sequence GTGCATAAGCTCAATGCCCTGCTGCTGATCGTGGCGGTGTTGTCTGCCTTGTCGGTGGTGACTTCACAGCACAAGTCACGCCGCATCTTTGCCGAGCTGCAACATGAGGATGCGCAGGCCAAGCAGTACAAAGAGGAGTACGACAAGCTGTTGCTGGAACAGAGCACCCAGGGCATGCACTCGCGTATTGAGCGTGAGGCAACCGGGACGCTGAAGATGAAAACGCCGGACCCACAGCGTACGCGGGTGGTGACGGCCAATGGTGAATCGGTGGTGGTGGTGCCACCGAAGGAAGAGTAA
- the rsmH gene encoding 16S rRNA (cytosine(1402)-N(4))-methyltransferase RsmH: MSTSSPHVTVLLEEAVTALSVHPDGIYVDGTFGRGGHSRRILQQLGPQGRLIALDRDPQAIAAAASIDDPRFTIVHTAFAELADVLAQQGIAQVDGILLDLGVSSPQLDEAERGFSFRFDAPLDMRMDNSRGLTAADWLNSAAEADIARVVRDYGEERFAKQVASAIVAARGQEPIVTTRQLAAIVAKAVRTREPGQDPATRTFQAVRIYLNRELEELSLVLPAAIACLKPGGRLAVISFHSLEDRMVKQTLRDAATVDRLPSRVPVRAADMPQAPVTLIGKAIKPSAEEIRQNPRSRSAVLRVAERTGGERA; the protein is encoded by the coding sequence ATGTCCACCTCCAGCCCACACGTCACCGTGTTGCTCGAGGAAGCGGTGACGGCACTCTCCGTGCATCCGGACGGCATCTATGTGGATGGCACCTTTGGTCGAGGGGGACATAGCCGACGCATCCTGCAGCAGCTGGGGCCGCAGGGTCGCCTGATCGCGCTCGACCGTGACCCGCAGGCCATCGCCGCGGCGGCCAGTATCGACGACCCGCGTTTCACCATTGTGCATACCGCTTTCGCCGAGCTCGCCGATGTGCTGGCGCAGCAGGGCATCGCCCAGGTGGACGGCATCTTGCTGGATCTGGGTGTGTCCTCCCCGCAGCTGGATGAGGCTGAGCGTGGTTTCAGTTTCCGTTTTGATGCGCCACTGGACATGCGCATGGACAACAGCCGTGGCCTTACCGCTGCGGATTGGCTCAACTCCGCTGCAGAAGCGGATATCGCAAGGGTGGTCAGGGATTATGGTGAAGAGCGGTTTGCTAAACAGGTTGCAAGCGCGATTGTTGCTGCGCGCGGCCAAGAGCCCATCGTCACAACCCGGCAGCTTGCCGCGATCGTGGCGAAGGCCGTCCGCACTCGCGAGCCGGGCCAGGACCCCGCGACACGCACCTTTCAGGCTGTACGGATTTACCTCAATCGCGAACTCGAAGAACTTTCGCTAGTCCTGCCGGCGGCCATTGCCTGCCTGAAGCCAGGCGGGCGTCTGGCGGTGATCAGCTTTCACTCGCTGGAAGACCGCATGGTCAAGCAGACGCTGCGTGACGCGGCGACGGTGGATCGTTTGCCCAGCCGGGTACCGGTGCGTGCCGCAGACATGCCGCAGGCGCCGGTGACGCTAATCGGCAAGGCCATCAAGCCGAGTGCAGAAGAGATCCGGCAGAACCCGCGCTCACGCAGCGCTGTGCTGCGTGTGGCAGAGCGCACCGGGGGTGAGCGTGCATAA
- the mraZ gene encoding division/cell wall cluster transcriptional repressor MraZ, whose translation MGKSGFLWVFDPNQRREDTVGFRGSAILNLDSKGRMAVPARYRDALAEQADGRLVITADPSKCLLLYPAPEWGPIEEKLNSVSSFNPQLRAYQRVVVGYAEDVEMDSAGRILLSPELRAFAGLDKRVVMIGQGKKFEIWDELGWQRQCDVALQYSSDGMPAELEGFSL comes from the coding sequence GTGGGAAAAAGTGGGTTTTTGTGGGTTTTTGACCCAAACCAGCGGCGCGAGGACACAGTGGGCTTTCGGGGTAGCGCGATTCTGAATCTGGATAGCAAGGGGCGCATGGCGGTCCCGGCACGCTATCGGGATGCGCTCGCCGAGCAGGCCGATGGCCGTCTGGTCATCACGGCGGACCCAAGCAAGTGTCTGCTGCTGTATCCGGCGCCGGAATGGGGCCCGATTGAAGAAAAACTCAACAGTGTGTCCAGTTTCAATCCGCAACTGCGCGCCTATCAGCGGGTGGTGGTGGGTTACGCCGAGGACGTGGAGATGGACTCGGCGGGGCGCATTTTACTCTCTCCTGAGCTGCGTGCCTTCGCCGGGCTCGACAAACGGGTGGTCATGATCGGTCAAGGCAAGAAATTCGAGATCTGGGATGAGCTCGGATGGCAGCGCCAGTGTGATGTGGCGCTGCAGTACAGCAGTGATGGCATGCCTGCCGAACTCGAAGGGTTCTCGCTCTAA
- a CDS encoding HD-GYP domain-containing protein, which translates to MSFEIVNNQFLQQLAAAGAAHDIQACEDIYSETGVKLLANGSTLAGDIQARLLHHKLRRPLEHSIRVADAPNNRTLLDIFNHILDQDPILAHWASRSGITLELQEALQRLSLPECAWSALAIARHSDPKFIEHGLRVALIAISTAQAAGQAWRHLLPAALLHDIGYLYLNPALWKAQQPIGPGEWKQLSAHPIIGQMWAQNVAGLGGEVAALIACHHERADESGYPRQIGGERLGPVAEILALAEMVSGMLEHRSYPLGQLRIAFKLLPGQFTRKTRQAALSGTQDLPVGEAPAISTEKIEAALHQLLLRFGQALEVLEQLDWHCTSHVGRQLKQRLADRLNVIQRAFTSAGLDVWLPEAQRESDTNGEIFWNELAWIIRETNWHTRHLARDLTRQCLLLPQTEAHAFEPLASLFLALSDELTRAGL; encoded by the coding sequence ATGAGTTTCGAGATCGTCAATAACCAGTTCCTGCAGCAGTTGGCTGCCGCAGGGGCAGCGCATGACATTCAGGCGTGCGAAGACATCTATTCCGAAACTGGCGTTAAACTTCTTGCCAATGGCAGCACGTTGGCGGGCGACATTCAGGCGAGACTCCTGCATCACAAGTTGCGCCGCCCGCTGGAGCACAGCATCCGGGTAGCCGATGCACCCAACAACCGCACCCTGCTGGATATTTTTAATCACATCCTGGATCAGGACCCCATTCTGGCGCACTGGGCCAGTCGCAGTGGCATTACGCTGGAGTTACAAGAGGCCCTGCAGCGTCTGAGCCTCCCGGAGTGCGCGTGGAGTGCACTGGCCATTGCACGGCACAGTGACCCAAAGTTTATTGAGCATGGCTTAAGGGTCGCCCTGATTGCGATTTCCACGGCCCAAGCTGCCGGGCAAGCCTGGCGCCACCTGCTCCCTGCAGCGTTATTGCACGACATTGGTTATCTATACCTGAACCCGGCCCTGTGGAAGGCCCAACAACCGATCGGGCCGGGCGAATGGAAGCAGTTGTCGGCCCATCCGATCATCGGGCAAATGTGGGCGCAAAATGTGGCCGGACTCGGCGGTGAAGTGGCCGCTCTAATCGCCTGCCACCACGAACGCGCCGACGAGAGCGGTTATCCGCGTCAGATTGGCGGGGAGCGCCTCGGTCCCGTCGCAGAAATTTTGGCTTTGGCAGAAATGGTCAGTGGCATGCTGGAGCACCGTAGTTATCCCTTGGGGCAACTACGTATTGCCTTCAAACTTTTGCCGGGCCAGTTCACCCGAAAGACACGTCAAGCCGCACTCAGTGGCACACAAGACCTGCCGGTTGGCGAAGCCCCCGCAATCAGCACGGAAAAGATTGAAGCTGCCCTGCATCAGCTTTTGTTACGCTTTGGTCAAGCACTGGAAGTGCTGGAGCAGCTGGACTGGCACTGTACCAGCCATGTTGGCAGACAGCTGAAACAGCGACTGGCAGATCGGCTGAATGTCATTCAGCGCGCCTTCACCAGCGCCGGGCTTGATGTCTGGTTGCCTGAAGCCCAAAGGGAATCTGACACTAACGGGGAAATCTTCTGGAACGAACTGGCATGGATCATTCGTGAAACCAACTGGCACACACGCCATCTGGCGCGTGATTTAACCCGGCAATGTCTACTGCTACCCCAAACTGAAGCGCACGCCTTCGAACCACTGGCAAGCCTGTTTTTGGCACTTTCCGACGAGTTGACCCGGGCCGGATTGTGA
- a CDS encoding flavodoxin family protein, which produces MKRVLLVWHSQGGRTGRLAEAVAAGLAQAADEITVCNRQALQATTTELLEADGILIGTAEQFGYMSGAIKDFFDRTYYPAEGKMQGRPYGLFVCAGNDGQGAIVNVERIATGYGWKRALPPMLVKGEPTPEQLNAAEEWGATFAAGLSIGLF; this is translated from the coding sequence GTGAAACGCGTCCTTTTGGTGTGGCATAGCCAGGGAGGACGAACCGGGCGGCTGGCTGAGGCCGTCGCTGCCGGTCTCGCCCAGGCAGCCGATGAAATCACCGTCTGCAACCGGCAAGCGCTGCAGGCCACCACCACGGAATTGCTGGAAGCCGATGGCATCCTGATCGGCACCGCCGAGCAGTTTGGTTATATGTCCGGTGCCATCAAGGATTTCTTTGACCGCACCTACTACCCGGCGGAAGGCAAAATGCAGGGGCGACCCTACGGCTTGTTTGTCTGCGCGGGCAATGACGGTCAGGGTGCCATTGTCAATGTGGAGCGCATCGCCACGGGTTACGGCTGGAAACGCGCGCTGCCACCCATGCTGGTCAAAGGGGAACCCACCCCCGAGCAGTTGAACGCTGCCGAGGAGTGGGGCGCCACCTTTGCGGCCGGGCTCAGTATCGGCCTGTTCTGA
- the cysS gene encoding cysteine--tRNA ligase: MLKLYNTLSRQKEVFTPIQPGKVNMYVCGMTVYDLCHVGHARMLAAFDTIYRWLRASGYEVNYVRNITDIEDKIIKRALERGITPMQLVDENVAAMDDDLAHLNLLPPTLQPRATQHVEGMVQMIEQLIANGRAYPADNGDVYYAVRSFEGYGKLSGKTLANLRAGERVEVDPHKRDPFDFVLWKAAKPGEPHWASPWGPGRPGWHIECSVMSKHHFGVHFDIHGGGEDLQFPHHENEIAQSEGCHNHTYVNYWLHNGFLQLNGEKMSKSLGNFFTIRDVLRQFDGEVVRFLLVRAHYRSPINYSEELLRDAKQGLERLYTALRQTPPADGVTLDWQNSYAARFREAMDDDFGTSEAVAVLFDLAGEVNRSRDPQLAAQLKALANVLGLLERDPQAFLQGEAGADGLDAAAIEAQIAARQAARKAKDFAESDRIRDALLAAGIVLEDGPQGTTWRRQ; encoded by the coding sequence ATGCTGAAACTGTACAATACCCTGTCCCGCCAGAAAGAAGTGTTTACCCCGATCCAGCCCGGCAAGGTCAATATGTACGTCTGTGGCATGACGGTGTACGACCTCTGCCATGTCGGGCATGCCCGCATGCTGGCTGCGTTCGATACCATCTATCGCTGGCTGCGGGCCTCGGGGTACGAGGTGAACTATGTGCGCAACATCACCGACATTGAAGACAAGATCATCAAGCGGGCGCTGGAGCGTGGCATTACCCCGATGCAGCTGGTGGATGAGAATGTCGCTGCCATGGACGATGATCTGGCTCACCTGAACCTGTTGCCGCCCACCCTGCAGCCGCGTGCCACCCAGCACGTGGAGGGCATGGTGCAGATGATCGAACAGCTGATTGCCAATGGTCGCGCCTACCCGGCGGACAACGGTGATGTGTACTACGCGGTACGCAGCTTTGAGGGCTACGGCAAACTCTCCGGTAAAACGCTGGCCAACCTGCGGGCCGGCGAGCGGGTGGAGGTGGATCCGCACAAGCGTGACCCGTTTGACTTTGTGCTGTGGAAGGCCGCCAAACCCGGTGAGCCACACTGGGCATCGCCCTGGGGGCCGGGGCGTCCGGGCTGGCATATTGAGTGCTCGGTGATGTCCAAGCATCATTTTGGCGTGCACTTTGACATTCACGGCGGTGGCGAGGACCTGCAGTTCCCCCATCACGAGAACGAGATCGCGCAAAGCGAAGGCTGCCATAACCATACTTACGTCAATTACTGGCTGCACAACGGCTTTCTGCAACTCAATGGCGAGAAGATGTCCAAATCACTGGGCAACTTCTTCACCATCCGCGATGTGCTGCGACAGTTCGACGGTGAAGTGGTACGCTTTCTGCTGGTGCGGGCACATTACCGCAGCCCGATCAACTACTCGGAAGAGCTGCTGCGCGATGCCAAGCAAGGGCTGGAGCGGTTGTACACCGCGCTGCGGCAAACCCCGCCTGCTGATGGCGTAACGCTGGACTGGCAGAATTCGTATGCTGCCCGCTTCCGTGAGGCGATGGATGATGACTTTGGCACCTCGGAAGCCGTAGCAGTGCTGTTTGATCTGGCTGGTGAAGTCAACCGCAGCCGCGATCCGCAGCTGGCGGCGCAGCTGAAGGCACTGGCCAATGTGCTGGGCCTGCTCGAGCGTGATCCGCAAGCCTTCCTGCAAGGTGAGGCGGGCGCGGACGGGCTGGATGCCGCCGCGATTGAAGCCCAGATTGCCGCGCGGCAAGCGGCGCGCAAGGCAAAGGACTTTGCCGAAAGCGACCGCATCCGTGATGCACTGCTGGCGGCCGGGATTGTGCTGGAAGACGGCCCGCAAGGCACCACCTGGCGGCGGCAGTAA
- a CDS encoding DUF4124 domain-containing protein, translating into MQMLKTLGGLLLLLALGAQAQMYKWVDAQGVTHYSQTPPPAGTQTQTVAPKSASGGGKASGSGDWQSQQTDFNKRQMDKKDQQSKADAQAAKDATQRQRCAEARDHLSRMRSASGIYQVNENGERVFMDPKASEQAIRSLEADIAKYCS; encoded by the coding sequence ATGCAGATGTTGAAAACGTTGGGTGGGCTGTTATTGCTGCTGGCGCTGGGCGCCCAGGCGCAAATGTATAAATGGGTCGATGCACAGGGCGTGACCCACTACTCGCAGACGCCGCCTCCTGCGGGCACCCAGACGCAGACTGTTGCGCCCAAGTCGGCCTCAGGTGGTGGCAAGGCCAGTGGCAGTGGCGACTGGCAGAGCCAACAGACAGACTTCAACAAGCGGCAGATGGACAAGAAAGACCAGCAGTCCAAGGCCGATGCCCAGGCCGCCAAAGACGCAACCCAGCGCCAGCGCTGCGCTGAGGCGCGGGACCACCTGTCAAGGATGAGGTCGGCGAGCGGGATTTATCAGGTGAACGAGAACGGTGAGCGTGTCTTCATGGACCCGAAAGCATCGGAGCAAGCCATCCGCTCGCTGGAAGCGGATATTGCCAAGTACTGTAGTTGA